One stretch of Equus caballus isolate H_3958 breed thoroughbred chromosome 24, TB-T2T, whole genome shotgun sequence DNA includes these proteins:
- the LOC138920547 gene encoding DPEP2 neighbor protein-like, with protein MSDWIFYMHSNLSSAPWDGNGAAAAPTSPPTPCLYHVLYQGCGETQMVWHGETYCLVGGYRAYGDAPLATPAKVEAEEPVPRQVPKRHQAVAELDKATLAKVEAEKPVPRRAPKRHRAGAELDKVTLAKVEAGKPVPRRAPKRHRAGAESDQDLGCPGPNIRTLQHGGRRLTPQKVTG; from the exons ATGTCTGACTGGATCTTCTATATGCACTCCAACTTGTCCTCTGCCCCCTGGGACGGCAACGGAGCAG CAGCGGCTCCCACTTCTCCTCCTACACCTTGTCTATACCATGTCCTCTACCAAGGGTGTGGAGAAACCCAGATGGTCTGGCACGGAGAGACATACTGCCTGGTTGGTGGCTACCGGGCCTATGGGGATGCTCCTTTGGCCACCCCTGCAAAGGTGGAAGCAGAGGAGCCAGTTCCCAGGCAGGTGCCCAAGAGACATCAAGCTGTGGCAGAGTTGGACAAAGCCACCCTAGCAAAGGTGGAAGCAGAAAAGCCAGTCCCCAGGCGGGCACCCAAGAGACATCGAGCTGGGGCAGAGTTGGACAAAGTCACCCTGGCAAAGGTGGAAGCAGGGAAGCCAGTCCCCAGGCGGGCGCCCAAGAGACATCGAGCTGGGGCAGAGTCCGACCAAGACCTAGGCTGCCCCGGCCCCAATATTCGGACATTGCAGCATGGCGGCAGGAGGCTGACTCCACAGAAGGTCACTGGCTGA